A genomic region of Saccopteryx bilineata isolate mSacBil1 chromosome 1, mSacBil1_pri_phased_curated, whole genome shotgun sequence contains the following coding sequences:
- the TMEM151A gene encoding transmembrane protein 151A produces the protein MPEGGGGNGVEVPALIPDGEPLREEQRPLKQSLGSSLCRESHWKCLLLTLLIHACGAVVAWCRLATVPRLVLGPEAALARGAGSPPPTYPASPCSDGYLYIPLAFVSLLYLLYLAECWHCHVRSCQAPRTDASTVLALVHRLQQAPPCVWWKATSYHYVRRTRQITRYRNGDAYTTTQVYHERADSRTARGEFDYSAHGVRDVSKELVGLADHAATRLRFTKCFSFGSSEAEASYLTQRARFFGANEGLDDYLEAREGMHLKDVDFRDSLMVFADPHSPPWYARAWVFWLVSAATLSWPLRVVAAYGTAHVHYQVEKLFGASSPPPGAIPSGPPLSRVATVDFTELEWHICSNRQLVPSYSEAVVMGAGSGAYLRGCQRCRRSVSSNSLPPARPSGPRLPFSRSRLSLGAGGRATPGVFRSLSGGPLGRRREDTEPLESPPSYEDALYFPVLIVHGDSGCQGDGQGAL, from the exons ATGCCCGAGGGCGGCGGTGGCAACGGCGTGGAGGTGCCCGCGCTCATCCCGGACGGCGAGCCGCTGCGGGAGGAG CAGCGGCCCCTGAAACAGTCCCTGGGAAGCTCCTTGTGCCGCGAGTCCCACTGGAAGTGCCTGCTGCTCACGCTGCTCATCCATGCCTGTGGGGCGGTGGTGGCCTGGTGTCGCCTGGCCACAGTGCCACGGCTGGTCCTGGGGCCCGAGGCAGCTCTGGCCCGTGGGGCTGGGAGCCCGCCGCCCACCTACCCAGCCAGCCCCTGCTCCGATGGCTATCTGTACATCCCGCTGGCCTTTGtctccctcctctacctcctctaCCTGGCCGAGTGCTGGCACTGCCACGTGCGCTCATGCCAGGCGCCACGCACTGACGCCAGTACCGTGCTTGCTCTGGTCCACCGGCTGCAGCAGGCGCCACCCTGTGTCTGGTGGAAGGCCACCAGCTACCACTACGTGCGGCGCACCCGCCAGATAACCCGCTACCGGAACGGCGACGCCTACACCACCACGCAGGTCTACCATGAGAGGGCTGACAGTCGCACAGCTCGGGGCGAGTTTGACTACTCAGCCCACGGTGTCCGTGATGTCTCCAAGGAGCTCGTGGGCCTGGCTGACCATGCAGCCACGCGGCTACGCTTCACCAAGTGCTTCAGCTTCGGCAGCTCCGAGGCCGAGGCTTCATACCTCACGCAGAGGGCCCGCTTCTTCGGGGCCAACGAGGGCCTGGATGACTACCTGGAGGCCCGCGAGGGCATGCACCTGAAGGACGTGGACTTCCGCGACTCCCTCATGGTCTTTGCTGACCCCCACAGCCCGCCTTGGTACGCCCGGGCCTGGGTCTTCTGGCTGGTGTCGGCCGCCACACTGTCCTGGCCCCTGCGCGTGGTGGCAGCatatggcactgcccatgtgcacTACCAGGTAGAAAAGCTCTTCGGCGCCAGCTCACCACCGCCCGGGGCCATACCCAGTGGGCCTCCACTCTCCCGGGTGGCCACGGTGGACTTCACTGAGCTCGAGTGGCACATCTGTTCCAACCGGCAGCTGGTGCCCAGCTATTCGGAGGCTGTGGTCATGGGCGCCGGCTCGGGCGCCTATCTCCGTGGCTGCCAGCGCTGCCGCCGCTCTGTCAGCAGCAACTCGCTGCCCCCTGCCCGGCCCAGCGGGCCCCGCCTGCCTTTCAGCCGCAGCCGCCTCTCACTGGGAGCCGGGGGCCGGGCCACACCCGGCGTCTTTCGAAGCCTGAGTGGGGGGCCACTGGGGCGCCGCAGAGAGGACACAGAGCCCCTGGAAAGCCCACCGAGCTACGAGGATGCCCTTTACTTCCCGGTGCTCATCGTCCATGGGGACAGCGGCTGCCAGGGGGACGGGCAGGGTGCACTCTGA